Genomic DNA from Thermobifida alba:
ACGTGGACGACCCCGACCAGGTCGCCGAGTTCGAAAGTCGGGTCGACTCCGGGGAGCTGCCGCTCGACGACGAGTTCCTCACGGCCGTCGCCCAGGGGGAGGCGGTCGGCCTCAAACCGCTGCTCGCCGGTCCGGGGCGGGCCGGGTACTCCTGGCGGGCGCCGCGGCTGCCCTCCGACGGCGAACTGGAGACGGCGATCGAGGCGGCCCCCGCCATCGTCCGGCTGCGCGCCCAGGCCGGGGACGACCTGCCCGGGGACCCGATCGAGGCGTGGGAGACGGCCTTCTCCGCGCTGGGTACCGCCGTCACCGAGGCGCTGGGACTGGACGGGGAGTCCTTCGTCGACACCTTCGGCCTCGACCCCGACGAGTTCGCCGTCACCATCCTGACCTCGCTGTTCATCGAGGACCCGGCGTTGCCCGTGTCGCTGCTGGTGGAGACGGTGGCCGTGCTGGGCGAGCAGATCGACCTGGGCGAGGCGCTGGACGACGCCGCGCAGGCCCGCTTCACCACGGCCGTGCGCATGGTCCTCGACGAGCTGGAGAGCCTCGGTGCCGTGGAGCAGGCGCCCCCGGGCGAGGACGCCGACCCGCTCGACGAACCGCTCTACCGGCTCACCCCGCTCGGCGTCTCCGAGGCGTTCGAGGAGCTGAGCTTCGAGGGGTACGTCATCCGCGAGTTCGACGAGCTGATGGCGGAGGACGCCGAGGTGCTCCTGGAGCGCGCGGCGACCGGGAAGACGTTCGGCGAGGCCGACCTGGACGCCTGGATCGCCGAGCGCGGTCCCCGGACCGCCGTGCGGGAACTGGTCGCGGTGGCGCGCCGCACCGACGACTGCACCCACCGGGCCGCGGTGCGCGCCGTCACCGCCGAACGGGCCGCGGACGCCCGGCCGGTCTACGAGGAGCTGCGCGACGACCCCGACTTCGGCGTCCAGGCCCGCTGCTGGCTGTTCGACGCCGGCTTCCTCAAGGAGGGCGACCTGCGGGCCGGCGACCTGCCCTGGGTGATGCTCGACAGCATCGCCGCGCTGGCGCGCATGGACCTGCTCGACACCGAGCAGCTGGAGGAGATGCCGGTGCGGGTGGGCGGCGCCTCCCTGTTCGACATGGCGCTCTCGCTGCGGCACCCCGAGACCGGGTTCCTGCTCGACTGGTTCGGGGAGAACCACCCCGACTCCGGGGTCCGCCAGGAGGCCCGCGCCGCCCTGCACCGCTTCACCGGCGGTGCCGGCCGGCGGGCCTGATTCCCCGCACCGCGGCCCTCCGCTCCGCCTTCTACCCTGGTTCGCCGGACCGAGTGAGGAGGCACGGTGCGCGACGGTGGGAGCGCGGAGCGGAAGGTCGCGGCCCCGAGGCCGCGTGATCGTCTCGACGCCGAGTGGGAGTCGCACCGCGGCGTCGTGTTCGGGGTCGCCTACCGGCTGCTGGGCGAGGTGGGCACGGCCGAGGACGTGGTGCAGGACGTGTGGCTGCGCGCGGCGGGAAGCGACCTGTCCGGGGTGCGCGACCTGCGGGCGTGGCTGATCACGGTGACCGGTCGGCGCTGCCTGGACCTGCTGGACTCGGCGCGCCGCAGGTACGAGGTCTATCCGGGGCCGTGGCTGCCCGAACCGCTGCCCACCGGGGCCGACGCGGCGCAGCCGGTGCTGGTGGAGGAGTCGGTCACCACCGCGGCCCTGATCGTGATGGCCGAACTGCGGCCCGCCGAACGGGTGGCGTTCGTCCTGCACGACGTCTTCGAGGTGCCGCACACGCAGATCGCGCGGATCCTGGGGGTCTCCCCCGCCGCCTGCCGGCAGCTCGCCTCGCGGGCGCGGCGCAGGGTCCGCTCGGCCGCCGCGCCGCCGGAAGTCCCGCGCGGTGAGCGGGAGCGGGTGCTGGCGGCGTTCCGCGCCGCCTACCGCGACGGCGACCTGGACGCCCTGGTCCGGCTGCTCCACCCCGACGTCGTCTACACCACCGACGGCGGGGGGCGGGTGTTCGCGGCGCGCATCCCCATCGTGGGCGCGCTGCGGGTCGGCGAGACCATGCTGCGGGTGGCCCGGCGGCACGGACCGGTGCAGCTGCTTCCGTTCGAGGTCAACGGGGAGCCGGGCGGGCTGTGCTACTGGCGGGGCGGGCTCTCCTCGGTGGACACCTTCGGCTGGGAGGGCGACCGCATCGCCGCGATCCGCCGGGTGCTCAATCCGGAGAAGCTGTCACACCTGGAGGGGCTGCGTCGTCTTCCTGGCGCCCCGGTCTGACCGGGACGACCGAGAAAGGAGCGACGTGACCGTCACCCGTATGAAACTCGCCGAGGCCGCCCCCGGCCCCTCCGCCGCCTTCGCCGCGGTGGACCGCTCCCTGCGTGAGGGACCGCTCGACCCGGTGGTGCGGGAACTGGTGAAGATCCGCGCCTCCCAGCTCAACGGCTGTGTGTACTGCCTGGACCTGCACGCGGCCGAGGCGCGCCGCAACGGGGAGGGCGAGGACCGGCTGCTGCAACTGGCGGTCTGGCCGGAGTCGGAGCTGTTCACCGAGGCCGAGCGGGCGGCCCTGGCCTACACCGACCAGGCCACCCGGCTGGTCGACGGGGTGGACGACCCCACCTGGGAGGCGTTGGCCGAGCACTTCACCACCGAGGAGATCGGTGCGCTGGTCGCCCAGGTGGCGCTGATCAACGCCTACAACCGGATCGGGGTTCCCACGCGGCGGCGCCCCGGCGACTGATCCGGCCCGGGCCGCGTTCCGCTGCGGGGCGCGGCCCGGGTTGTCCACAGCCGGCCCGGCCGGGCTGTCGGCGGGCGGCGCGGCGGCCTAGGGTGGCTGTCACGCCGCGTCGCCCGTCCCGGGCGGTTCTCCGCGTCCCACGCGGCCCCTCGACTTTCCCTCCGGGAGGCTGTGCATGGACGTTCTGGAGTTGGTGTGGGCGGCCCGCGTGGTCCCGCTGGTCCTGCGGGTCCAGGAGTTCCTGGGCTGGGTGGGCGCCCGGCGTCCGGTGACGCGGGAGGTCCGGCCCGGCGGCTCGGGCGTCCGTCGCCACGAGTACCTGAGCCTCGGCTCGTGGGCGGAGTCCCGCGGCGACGCCCGGCGGGGCGGTCCCGGGGCGGGTGAGGAGGCCGCGCTGCTGGAGTTCCTGCTGGCCGTCCGGATGCTGGAGGTGGTGGTGGGGCGGCGCGACCGCGTGCCCGGCGGCGGGGTGCGGGAGCACGCCTGGGTGCTGCCCGGACCGGCCTATCCGCGGCTGCCCGCCGAGGCCGCGCGGGTGTGGCGCGCGGGGGTGGAGTCCCTGCCGCTGCTGTGGGCGCACCACGGCGCCGGGGCTGAGGCGGGGTGTCCGCTGCCGGCGCGGTGGCTGGAACGGCTGTGCGCCGCCGACGACGGCGCGCTCGCCCTGCGCGTGCTGGGCCGGGGCGACGGGGGTCCTCCGGCGGAAAGCGGTGAGGCGGCCGCCGCGGCCCGGTTGCTGGAGTCGCTGGGCCTGGTGCGCTTCCACTACGACCTGGACCTCGGCGAGTGCTGCGCGCTCACCCCGTTGGGGCGGCACGCGGTGACGCTGCTGCGGCGCGGCGGTGTGCTGGCCGCACCGCAGGCCGTGGGCTAGGGCGTGGGGACGGGGTGTTCCGCCTGCCGCGGGGCCGGGGCCGTGGCAGGCGGCGGGGCCCGGTGCGTCACCCTGTGCCGTTCGTCGGGCACGCAGTGGGGCGTGGTCGGCCCCGGAGACGTCGCGGGGCCCGTTGTCGCCGAGGCCGGCGGGGCGGGCCCGGTCCTCGCCGGTGGGGGTCGGGCTCTGCGGCGGTCGCAGGTGCGCCGCGTCCCGCGGGCTGTTCCGGCCAGGTCTTGGTGCCGTCGAGCGGGTCGAAGTCCGGTTCCGGGTGCTCGTCGTCGCTCATCGTCTGTACCAGGAGCTCCCGCTCGGGGGACTCGCCGCGGTCGACGGCCTCGCGCAGGTCGCGGGTGGCGCGGCCCAGGTCGGTGGTCTGGACGTCGGCCGCGTCCTCCCCGGTCGTGCTGCCGCGACCCCCTGTCCGGGCGTCCGGGTGTACTCGGCCGGGTCCGCCCCCGGAGTCGACCCACGTGTCGGTGTTCACGCCGAAGCCCTGCGGGTGCCTGCGATCAGCGGGGATGCCGCGCGGGCTGAACAGGTCGACCAGCATGTGCATGGACTCGGGGGGCTGCGACCTGAGGTCGACGATCCGGTGGGGCTCCTGGCGGAGGGTCACCGGGGCGGGTGTGAGCGCGTGGCTCACGTCGGGGAGACGTGCTGGCGTCGCGGACGACGAACACGGCCGGGTTGTCGCCGACGAGGCCCCGGTTGCCGTCCTCGGTGGAGAACGTGACCGCGCCCCGCGGGTCGCGCGTGGCCTTCGCGGAGTCCCGGGCTCCGATCACGGTGGAGAAGCGGACCGCGACGTCGGTGCGCCTGCCCCTCCCCTGGAAGGGCCTGGCGCGCGTGGAGCGGTCGACGGACGTCCCCCACGTGCCGTACGGCTCGAAGCAGCCGAAGGAGGTGGTCCCCTGGCGTGCACGACGCGTTCGGGGCTCCGTTCCCGGTCGAAGCGGCTGAATCTTCCCCAGGAAGCGGTGGTCCTCCGGGGTCGTTGGTCCCCGGGCGCCGACCGTACGCTGGTTGGTTGTCGTAGACCGGGTGCCCCTGCCGGTCGGTCAGCGGGCGACGGTCGTCACCGGGCGGGGCCCTGACCGGACGCGTCCGTCCCGCCGGGTGCTCCGCGCTGCGTGCGGGCGGATCCGACACGCCGTCGGCCGATGTGAACCCTCCCCGCTACCCGCGGCCCGCACCGGCCACCCGGCCGCGCCGTGGTGTTGACCGGCCGTTACCGAGTCTTTGCCCGTTTCCGGTCACATGTGGCCTGTTCCGGTCAGCGGGCTGGTGAGGGGACGTGGGAGCAGGACAGCGCAGAAGGGAGGTCCGCGGTGGGCCGGGGACTGTACGCGGCGGGTCCGCGGCCATGCTCTAATTCCATCTATCGAGCCGCTTTGGGAGCCTTCCTTGGAATACCGCATCACCGCCGAGCTGACGCTTCCCGTCGGGACGCCCGGACTCGACGGGCTCCAACAGCAGGGAGCCGCCGCGCTGCTCTCCGAGTGGCTTGACCGGGTGGCGACGGTGGAGGGCCCCGAAGGGGTGGAGATCACCCCCTACGACCACCGGCTGGAGGTCCGCTCCACCGGGGCGGTGGTCGAACTGCTGGTGGACGCACCCGCGTTGAGCTTCGCCGAGAACGGCGCCGAGGCGCTGCTCCACGAGATCCTGGAGCGCACCGAACTGCTCGCCGACTGGCAGGTCGGCAAGTGCGAGGTGACGGTCAGCGACGCCGAACTCGCCGAGGCCCTGGAAGGCGGCGCGGACGAGCGCGTGCTCTCCTCCGGGATCGGGCTGCCGATCGAGGACATCACCGCGCAGCGCCGCCGCCTGCTGTCGCTCAGTTCCCGGCTGCACGCCTTCGACCTCGACGCCTTCGGGCCTTCCCCGGAGGACCCGGACGCCCGGTTCCTCGCGGCCGGCGCGCTCGTCGAACGGGCCTCGGTGCTGACCGAGGAGCTGCTCATGGACATCATGACGTTGGACGAGGAGGCCGACTCCCTGGACAAGGACGAGGCCAACTGGACGGCCGACGACTCCGAGGGCCTGTTCGTCCTGCACGACCTCCCGGTCCGCTACCGGCACCACTACGACCTCGGTTTCGCCAAGAAGTTCCTCATCGCCTCGGCCGTGGTCTACTCCCGGCTGACCTCCTCGCCGTGGGTGCCGCCCGCGTCCACCGCCGAGTCCCTGGCGCTGCACATCCTCGTCGAGAACGCCAAGGACCTGCTGGTGTCGTTCGCCGCGGTGGACCCCGACGACGTCACCGCGATGTTCGCGGTCTTCGAGAGCCGCGCCCACTCCCGCCACGACCACGAGTGGCTCTACCTGGAGGACCTGGACACCGCCGACCCGGACGACTCCTCCGCCGACCCGCTGGGGTTCCTCTCCCGCGACGCCCACTCCTGGTTCGCTCCGTATCCGGAGGTGCGGAACTCGGCGACCCACCCCTACCTGATCGACGACGAGGACTGAGCGGCTCCGCGGTGCGTCCGGCGTCCGGGGCCGCCGTGCCGGGCGGGGAGCCACCGGCGGCCGCGGTGCACGGCCCGAAGCCGCGCAGCGGGCCGCGAACGCCGCTTCGTGCCGCCGTCCGAAACCCCGCCCGCTGACGACCACGGCCTCCGAGAGGAGCTCCCCCACGGGAGGTTCGGTCCCGGCGGTGGCGCCGCCGGCGGCGAGTCCCCCGGGAGGACGGCTGGGACCGGCTCAAACCTCCGCTCTTCTTGGCCGGTCGGGGAGGGTGCGGCTGGGAGCCGTCCCCGCGTGCCTCCCGGTGCGGGGCGGGGCCGCACAGACGGTCCCACCCCCAGACTTCCGCATTTCGGACAGGCGGTAATTCCTGTTGCGGACACCGGAGCGCCGGACAGAGCCGCAGGTCACCGCACCCCCCGGAAAAACCTTCGGACACACCTTCGAAAGCGCCGGAATTAACCGCTCTGACCTGGTGTTTTACCAAGAGGGAAACCTTCGTCGGCACTCCTGGTTTCTCCCGTTCCGAACGGGTTTGCCGGAATTCCCAGGAGCGCAGACCTATGAGTAGAAGCGGTGGCCGCCACGCCTTCTTCCCCACGCGACATCCCACGTCATCACGGCGACCGGAGGGAATCAGCCCGTGCCGCAACTCGCGATCGCTCCGACCTTCCTCAACGACTTCTCCCGCCTGGACAGCGGAGTCCAGCACACGATCCTGACCGCTGTGCGCTCCTACCTCGCCGGTGACGGCGAACAGTTGGAGGCCGTCTCGGACGCGTCCGACCCGCGGGTGCGGGTCCTGCAGATCAGCCCGGACTGGTCCGGCATCGTCGCCCCCTCCCGGGAGGGCTCCTACTGCCTGGTCGGGATCCGCCGGCACGACGAGGCCGTCTCCTACGCCCGGGCCTACCGGGCGCAGAGCGGCCCCGAACTGGACCTGGTGGAGATGCCCGCACCGCCCGAGCCGGTCGAGGCGGCTCCGCCCGTGCGCGGCCCCGCGGACCTGGCGGACGCCCTGGTGCTGCCCTTCACCGAGTGGCGCCTCACCCCCCACCCCGACCACCGGGAACTGGCCACCGCGCACTTCACCGGATCGGCCCAGGTCACCGGAGGCCCCGGTACCGGCAAGACGGTCCTCGCACTGCACCGTGCCGTGCACCTGGCCGAACTGGACGCCGCCGAGTACGGCCCCGCGGTCCGGCCCAGCGTGCTGGTCACCACCGTCAGCCGCCTGCTCGCCCAGACCCTGGGCGCCCACCTGGACCGGCTGGTGTCCGCGCCGGACGTGCGCGCCCGGATCGAGGTGGTCACCGTCGACAGCCTGGCCCGCGGCGTCCTCAGCGAGCACATCGGGACCCCGCCGGAGGTCCTCGGCGACGAGGAGCTCGCCGAGCGGTGGCGCTCGGCGGCCCGCATCGACGGCCTGCCGTTCTCCGGGCGCTTCCTCATCGACGAGTGGCAGCAGGTGATCCTGGCCCAGGACCTCACCTCGCTGCCCGACTACGTCCGCTGCGAGCGCAGCGGACGGATGCTGCACCTGGCGCCCGAGTTCCGCCCGCACGTGTGGGAGGCGATCCAGCGCTACACCGGCGCCATGCGCGCCGCGGGCGAGTGGTCCTACCCGCAGGTGGCGCAGGAGGCGGCGCGGCTGCTGCACGGCTCCGGGCCGCGCTACCGGCACGTCGTCGTCGACGAGGCCCAGGACCTGCACCCCGCGCACTGGCGGCTGCTGCGCGCCGCCGTGCCGGAGGGGCCCGACGACCTGTTCATCGTGGGCGACCCCGCGCAGCGGCTCGTTGACACCCGGGTCTCGCTGGCGTCGCTGGGCATCAACGTCCGCGGCCGCGGCCACCGGCTGCGCACCAGCTACCGGGTCAGCCAGGAGATCCTCGACTGGGCGCTGCCGATGCTGGGCCGGTCCACGGGCCCGGGCGCGGACGGCTACTTCTCCGTCCTGCACGGTCCCGAGCCGGTGGTGCGCGGCTGCGCCAGCCGCGCCGAGGAGTGGGCCGCGCTGAGCGAGTGGATCCAGGCGCAGCTGGAGGCGGGGACGCAGCCCTCGTCGATCGCGGTGGCCGGACGCAACCAGTGGGTGGTGCGCAACATCGCCAAGGAACTGCACGTCAGCGGCATCGCGACCGCGCCCCTGGACGCCTCCGTGGACGTGGACGCGGTGCGGTTGGGCACCCTGCACGGTCTGAAGGGGCAGGAGTTCCGCCACGTGGCCCTGACCGGGCTGAGCGAGCCGCTGCTGCCGCCCAAGGCGGCGATCAGCGGCGCCGAAGGCGACCCGGTGGCGCTGGAGCAGGTCTACCAGGAGGAGCGCAACCTGCTCTTCACCGCCTGCACCCGGGCCCGCGACGCCCTGTACGTCTCCTACGTGGGCGTGCCCAGCCAGTTGCTGCCCGAGTCGGTGCACCTGGCCCACTGATCCGGCGGGAGGCGACGGCCCGCCCCGGTCTCCGGGGCGGGCCGTCCGCCGTGCGGGCCGTCCGCCGTGCGGGGCGGACGCCGGCTAGCGGCGCCCCGGATCTGGCGGACGATGGCGGGGTCGGTGATCTCGGTGTCGGCGGCCAGCAGGAACGCCTTGGACAGGATCAGCGACAGCCGTCCCCCGTCGTCCTCGAACGGCAGGTACAGCGCGTCGGTGCCGCCGCGCGCGTCCACGACGCACAGGTAGGAGTCGTCGGGTTCCATGAGGATGTTCGCCGACCCCAGGTGGATCCGGTAGGTGCGCAGGTCGCCGCGGACCCGCAGGAAGCGGTCGGTCACCTCCAGCCGGTCGGCGATCCGCAGCCGGGGCACCAGGCGGCGCAGCGCGTCTCGGCGCGTCTCGGCGGACTCGGTGAGGTCGCCGAACGCGGTGCGCCGCCAGTAGTCGAGGTGGTGCCGCTCCCCGCGGAGGGCCCACTCGGGGTCGGCGGCGATGGAGGCCACGCCGATGGCCAGGTCCACGTCGCGCATCGCCTCGGAGAGCACCAGGGGCGGCACCCGCTCCAGCGGGGCGGGGCCGTCCTCCCCCACCGGGGTGAACCACACCGGCCCGGAGGAGCAGTACGACACGGACAGGTGCCGGTCCTCCTCCCGCTCCACCAGGTTCACCACGAAGGTCGCCTGCCCCTCCCGCCCGGTCGCGGCGTCGCGGTAGACCCGCCGGGCCTGACCGCTCTCCCCGCCGTCCCCGTACCCCGGTTGCGGTCCCCGCCAGCCGCGGCTGCCCAGCAGCGCCTTGGCCTGTCCGTACCGCAGGATGTGGGCGGCGTGGCGGTGGGAGTGGACGCGGGTGGTCCGCTCGGCCGGGGTGAGCAGGTAGACCTCGCGGAACGCCTGCCTGACCGGCTGGACGAGTCCGGCCGCGACCAGGTGGTCGCGCCAGGCGCGCACCGCGTCCGCGGTGGCGCGGACCGGGTGCCACAACCGCAGCAGCGCCTCCCCCGCTCCGGCGGCGTCGAACACCTCCGCCCCGGCGGCCTCCCGCAGCAGCCACCGCGGCCCGTCGCGTCCGGGCAGGCCCGCACGCCAGGTCCGGCCTCCGTCGGTGGAGGCCTCCCAGACCAGCCGCCGCGCATGGTGGCCGGTGGCCGAGTGGTCCATGACGTACCGCGCCCAGGAGTCGGGGGCCCAGGTCCGCCCCTCGCCCAGTGCGGCCTCCAGGCGGCGCCGCTGCACCGGCAGCAGCGCCTTCAGCTCCTTGAGTTCGGCGCGCAGCTCCCTCAGGCGCGGCCCGTGCTCCTCGCGCACCGCTTTCGGCGGGGTCCTGACCGTACGGCCGGCGGGAGTGCGGAAGGTGAGCGCGGGCGAGCCGTCGGCTCCGATGCTGAGCACCGCGGTGTGCCCGCCGAGGGACTCCTCGCGCGTCCCGTCGGGGCCGAGTCCGTGGTCGGGGACGGTGCGGTCCATGAGGTCGTCCGGGGTGAGGCCGTTGCGTTCGGCCGCGGCGTCGAGCGCGCGCCGGGCAGCGGCCAGCACCGTCTTCTTGCGGACGGTCGCCACCGCCCGGGTCAGCGCGGCGACGGCGGCGGCGTCGCCGCGTACGCCCAGGACGTCGAGCGCGGTGACGGCCAGCCGTTCGGCACGGACGACCTTGGAGCCACCGGGCCCGGTGCCGGCGTGGCAGGCGATGTCGCCGAGGAGCGGGGCCACCCACTCCGCCTGCTCCGGGGGCAGTCCGGCGGTGCTCCACAGCAGGCCGCGCAGCAGCAGGACGGGGGTCTCCGCGGTGAAGCCGAAGTCGTCGAGGTGTGCGTGGAGGACGTCGGCCAGGCGCGGGACCTGTTCGAGTACCGCCCTGACCTCGCCGGGCAGGGACGGCCGCTCCGCCAGCAGGGCGGCGGCCCGGTCGCGCCACCGCCGGTTGGGGCGGACCGTGCAGATCTGTGCGCAGAGCGCCAGCAGCTCGGCGAGGTCGGGCGAGTCCATCGTGTCGGGGATCTCGGCGGCCAGCAGCGGTCCGACGTCGGTGCCGAAGCGCTCCCGCGCGCCGGTCGGGACGCCGTCCAGGCGTTCCACGAGCCGGTCCAGGCGCGCCCCGATCCGGCGGTGGGCGGCGTAGCCCTGGTGGTCGGCGCCGCCGTGGCGGCGGTGCAGGGTGCGGACGTGCTGCTCGCACTGCCGCAGGACCGCGTCGTCGACCGGTTCGCAGGCGGTCAGCGCCGTCCGGTGGGCCGCCTCGGCGTAGTAGGTGTCGTCGTGTTCGGTCAGGCAGCGCAGCAGGAAGGACAGGTCGTGCGCGGTCCAGTCGATCCTGTGCCGGGCCAGCCGGGTGAGCACCGTGCGCGAGGGTTCGTCGTGCCGGTTGGCGGTGTGGCGCAGCATCGCCCACAGCACCGTCATCCGGACCTGGTCGGGGGTCAGGCCGCGGAGGAAGTCGTCGAGGCGGGGCCCCCTGATGTCGGTTCCGCGCCGGTAGTGGTGGCGTCCGAAGGTGGCGAGCACGGCGGCCTCGTACTCGGCGACGAGGCCGGGCAGTTCGGGGGTGTGGATCTGCACCAGGAGGGGGACCGACGCCCCCTGACGAACCCGTCGGCCAGCATCTGCTCGGCCCACTCCCGGGGGGCGGCGGTCTCCGGGGAGGGCGGCCCGTCCGGGGTCATCCTCACCTCCGGCCAGCGGGACGAGCCTGATGAAGGTGATCTCGGGGGCTCCGGTCAGGTCGACGGTCCCGTCGAGGTCCTCGACCTGGCGGTCGCCCACGAGGAGGACGAAGCCGTTGCGCCGGAAGGCGCGCTCGGCGGCCTCGACCGGGTCCGGGCGGGCCGGACCGTGCGGGGCCGCGGGCCGGTGCGTGCCGCGGCGCGCGGCCTCCTCGCGTACGCACAGCCGGATCAGCTCCCGCACGGTGATCCGGTCGGGCAGGTCGGGAAGTTCGAAGGTGTCGGGACGGTCCCCGCGGGGGAGGCGTCGCGGACAACGGCGCGGGCCATCAGTACCCCCTTTCGTGAA
This window encodes:
- the sigJ gene encoding RNA polymerase sigma factor SigJ produces the protein MRDGGSAERKVAAPRPRDRLDAEWESHRGVVFGVAYRLLGEVGTAEDVVQDVWLRAAGSDLSGVRDLRAWLITVTGRRCLDLLDSARRRYEVYPGPWLPEPLPTGADAAQPVLVEESVTTAALIVMAELRPAERVAFVLHDVFEVPHTQIARILGVSPAACRQLASRARRRVRSAAAPPEVPRGERERVLAAFRAAYRDGDLDALVRLLHPDVVYTTDGGGRVFAARIPIVGALRVGETMLRVARRHGPVQLLPFEVNGEPGGLCYWRGGLSSVDTFGWEGDRIAAIRRVLNPEKLSHLEGLRRLPGAPV
- a CDS encoding carboxymuconolactone decarboxylase family protein → MTVTRMKLAEAAPGPSAAFAAVDRSLREGPLDPVVRELVKIRASQLNGCVYCLDLHAAEARRNGEGEDRLLQLAVWPESELFTEAERAALAYTDQATRLVDGVDDPTWEALAEHFTTEEIGALVAQVALINAYNRIGVPTRRRPGD
- a CDS encoding catalase yields the protein MSHALTPAPVTLRQEPHRIVDLRSQPPESMHMLVDLFSPRGIPADRRHPQGFGVNTDTWVDSGGGPGRVHPDARTGGRGSTTGEDAADVQTTDLGRATRDLREAVDRGESPERELLVQTMSDDEHPEPDFDPLDGTKTWPEQPAGRGAPATAAEPDPHRRGPGPPRRPRRQRAPRRLRGRPRPTACPTNGTG
- a CDS encoding UvrD-helicase domain-containing protein, yielding MPQLAIAPTFLNDFSRLDSGVQHTILTAVRSYLAGDGEQLEAVSDASDPRVRVLQISPDWSGIVAPSREGSYCLVGIRRHDEAVSYARAYRAQSGPELDLVEMPAPPEPVEAAPPVRGPADLADALVLPFTEWRLTPHPDHRELATAHFTGSAQVTGGPGTGKTVLALHRAVHLAELDAAEYGPAVRPSVLVTTVSRLLAQTLGAHLDRLVSAPDVRARIEVVTVDSLARGVLSEHIGTPPEVLGDEELAERWRSAARIDGLPFSGRFLIDEWQQVILAQDLTSLPDYVRCERSGRMLHLAPEFRPHVWEAIQRYTGAMRAAGEWSYPQVAQEAARLLHGSGPRYRHVVVDEAQDLHPAHWRLLRAAVPEGPDDLFIVGDPAQRLVDTRVSLASLGINVRGRGHRLRTSYRVSQEILDWALPMLGRSTGPGADGYFSVLHGPEPVVRGCASRAEEWAALSEWIQAQLEAGTQPSSIAVAGRNQWVVRNIAKELHVSGIATAPLDASVDVDAVRLGTLHGLKGQEFRHVALTGLSEPLLPPKAAISGAEGDPVALEQVYQEERNLLFTACTRARDALYVSYVGVPSQLLPESVHLAH
- a CDS encoding DUF4132 domain-containing protein, which translates into the protein MRELIRLCVREEAARRGTHRPAAPHGPARPDPVEAAERAFRRNGFVLLVGDRQVEDLDGTVDLTGAPEITFIRLVPLAGGEDDPGRAALPGDRRPPGVGRADAGRRVRQGASVPLLVQIHTPELPGLVAEYEAAVLATFGRHHYRRGTDIRGPRLDDFLRGLTPDQVRMTVLWAMLRHTANRHDEPSRTVLTRLARHRIDWTAHDLSFLLRCLTEHDDTYYAEAAHRTALTACEPVDDAVLRQCEQHVRTLHRRHGGADHQGYAAHRRIGARLDRLVERLDGVPTGARERFGTDVGPLLAAEIPDTMDSPDLAELLALCAQICTVRPNRRWRDRAAALLAERPSLPGEVRAVLEQVPRLADVLHAHLDDFGFTAETPVLLLRGLLWSTAGLPPEQAEWVAPLLGDIACHAGTGPGGSKVVRAERLAVTALDVLGVRGDAAAVAALTRAVATVRKKTVLAAARRALDAAAERNGLTPDDLMDRTVPDHGLGPDGTREESLGGHTAVLSIGADGSPALTFRTPAGRTVRTPPKAVREEHGPRLRELRAELKELKALLPVQRRRLEAALGEGRTWAPDSWARYVMDHSATGHHARRLVWEASTDGGRTWRAGLPGRDGPRWLLREAAGAEVFDAAGAGEALLRLWHPVRATADAVRAWRDHLVAAGLVQPVRQAFREVYLLTPAERTTRVHSHRHAAHILRYGQAKALLGSRGWRGPQPGYGDGGESGQARRVYRDAATGREGQATFVVNLVEREEDRHLSVSYCSSGPVWFTPVGEDGPAPLERVPPLVLSEAMRDVDLAIGVASIAADPEWALRGERHHLDYWRRTAFGDLTESAETRRDALRRLVPRLRIADRLEVTDRFLRVRGDLRTYRIHLGSANILMEPDDSYLCVVDARGGTDALYLPFEDDGGRLSLILSKAFLLAADTEITDPAIVRQIRGAASRRPPRTADGPHGGRPAPETGAGRRLPPDQWARCTDSGSNWLGTPT